A genomic window from Streptomyces broussonetiae includes:
- a CDS encoding ABC transporter ATP-binding protein, with amino-acid sequence MIQIESVTKRYPDGTVAVDQLSLEIPDRAITVLVGPSGCGKTTTLRMINRMVEPTEGSILLDGADIRQQPVNTLRRSMGYVIQNAGLFPHRTILDNIATVPRLLGTPKQQARVRAAELMERVGLDAALAKRYPYQLSGGQQQRVGVARALAADPPVLLMDEPFSAVDPVVRKGLQDELLRIQDELGKTIVFVTHDIDEAIKLGTMVAVLRTGGRLAQFAPPAELLSAPADAFVEDFLGADRGIRRLSFFPSTELELDTAPIVGIGADAEQLAARADAPYLLVTDADGRPLGWGEPDRLTAGAIDPARLLDHGRPFVPGTDSLRTALDGAVLSPTGRAVAVDAEGRAVGVVSQQVIGEAIRAAHGRVAEPSDVKAGR; translated from the coding sequence TTGATACAGATAGAGTCAGTCACGAAGAGGTACCCGGACGGCACGGTCGCGGTCGATCAACTCTCCCTGGAGATACCGGACCGTGCGATCACCGTCCTCGTCGGGCCCTCCGGCTGCGGCAAGACGACGACCCTGCGGATGATCAACCGGATGGTGGAGCCCACCGAGGGCAGCATCCTCCTCGACGGTGCGGACATCCGGCAGCAGCCGGTCAACACCCTGCGCCGCTCGATGGGTTACGTCATCCAGAACGCCGGACTCTTCCCGCACCGCACCATCCTCGACAACATCGCCACCGTGCCCCGCCTGCTCGGCACGCCCAAGCAGCAGGCCCGGGTCCGGGCCGCCGAGCTGATGGAACGGGTCGGCCTCGACGCCGCGCTGGCCAAGCGGTACCCGTACCAGCTCTCCGGGGGCCAGCAGCAGCGCGTCGGAGTCGCCCGGGCGCTCGCCGCCGATCCGCCGGTGCTGCTGATGGACGAACCCTTCTCGGCCGTGGACCCGGTGGTGCGCAAGGGGCTCCAGGACGAACTGCTGCGCATCCAGGACGAACTGGGCAAGACCATCGTCTTCGTCACGCATGACATCGACGAGGCGATCAAGCTGGGCACGATGGTCGCCGTGCTGCGCACCGGCGGCCGGCTCGCCCAGTTCGCGCCGCCCGCCGAGCTGCTGAGCGCGCCCGCCGACGCCTTCGTGGAGGACTTCCTCGGCGCCGACCGCGGGATCCGCCGGCTGTCCTTCTTCCCTTCCACGGAACTGGAGTTGGACACCGCGCCGATCGTGGGCATCGGCGCCGACGCGGAGCAGCTCGCCGCCCGGGCCGACGCCCCCTACCTCCTCGTCACGGACGCCGACGGCAGGCCGCTCGGCTGGGGCGAGCCGGACCGGCTCACCGCCGGGGCCATCGACCCGGCCCGACTCCTCGACCACGGGCGCCCGTTCGTGCCCGGCACCGACTCGCTGCGCACCGCGCTCGACGGCGCCGTGCTCTCGCCGACCGGCCGGGCCGTCGCGGTGGACGCCGAGGGACGTGCCGTCGGCGTGGTCTCCCAGCAGGTCATCGGCGAGGCGATCCGGGCGGCCCACGGCCGGGTCGCGGAGCCGAGCGACGTGAAGGCCGGGCGATGA
- a CDS encoding FMN-binding protein → MKRAIPVFLLTAAGLIPVWRYHPSTGTSTTTTQAVEPSTAPSPAASAHSSSPSSAASKVVPGTAVDTVKGVFQVEVTFRGDRIASVRMLQAPHHPQTKWAVPELIKETLQAQSAHIDSVSGATITSQGYRESLQAAIDAKAS, encoded by the coding sequence GTGAAGCGAGCCATTCCCGTCTTCCTCCTGACCGCCGCGGGTCTGATTCCGGTGTGGCGGTATCACCCGTCGACCGGGACATCGACCACGACGACGCAGGCCGTGGAGCCCTCCACGGCCCCCTCGCCCGCCGCCTCGGCCCACTCGTCGTCCCCGTCCTCGGCGGCCTCGAAGGTCGTCCCGGGCACCGCGGTGGACACCGTGAAGGGCGTCTTCCAGGTGGAGGTGACCTTCCGGGGCGACCGGATCGCCTCCGTGCGGATGCTGCAGGCCCCGCACCATCCGCAGACCAAGTGGGCCGTGCCGGAGCTGATCAAGGAGACGCTGCAGGCGCAGAGCGCCCACATCGACTCGGTGTCCGGAGCCACGATCACGAGTCAGGGATACCGGGAGTCCCTCCAGGCCGCAATCGACGCCAAGGCCTCCTGA
- a CDS encoding FAD:protein FMN transferase has product MQRVEHVMGFPVSLRIDDEGDLTEAADAVFAWLRETDARFSPFIPGSEVSRYGRGELADGELSADLREVLGLCERYRAATGGAFDVRLPGRGFDPCAVVKGWSVQRAAGLLSAAGARRFCLNAGGDVVVSGGPWRVGIRHPEAADQVCAVLAVTDAAVATSGRYERGDHILDGRTGRPATGLLSLTVLAPTLTEADATATAAFALGAEGPAWAAARPGCEVFAVDAERSVVRTPGFAIAQPFACRNAETLAV; this is encoded by the coding sequence GTGCAGCGTGTCGAACATGTCATGGGCTTTCCCGTCTCGCTGCGCATCGACGACGAGGGCGATCTCACCGAGGCCGCGGACGCCGTCTTCGCATGGCTGCGTGAAACGGACGCCCGGTTCAGCCCGTTCATTCCGGGCAGCGAGGTGTCCCGCTACGGGCGTGGGGAGTTGGCGGACGGCGAGCTGAGCGCGGACCTGAGGGAGGTCCTCGGCCTGTGCGAGCGGTACCGGGCCGCGACCGGCGGCGCCTTCGACGTACGGCTGCCCGGGCGGGGCTTCGACCCGTGTGCGGTGGTCAAGGGCTGGTCGGTGCAGCGGGCGGCCGGGCTGCTCTCGGCGGCCGGGGCGCGGCGGTTCTGCCTCAACGCCGGGGGTGACGTGGTCGTCTCCGGCGGACCGTGGCGGGTCGGGATACGGCATCCGGAGGCGGCCGACCAGGTCTGTGCCGTCCTCGCGGTCACCGACGCGGCGGTGGCGACCTCCGGGCGGTACGAGCGCGGCGACCACATCCTCGACGGCCGCACCGGACGCCCGGCGACCGGGCTGCTCAGCCTCACCGTGCTGGCTCCGACGCTGACCGAGGCCGACGCGACCGCCACGGCCGCCTTCGCGCTCGGCGCCGAAGGCCCGGCCTGGGCCGCCGCCCGCCCCGGCTGCGAGGTGTTCGCGGTCGACGCCGAGCGGAGCGTCGTCCGTACGCCGGGGTTTGCCATCGCCCAGCCATTCGCCTGCCGGAACGCCGAAACACTCGCGGTCTAG
- a CDS encoding ferredoxin reductase family protein codes for MTTLQTRPAVPATIRPRIVARTGLYALLAANAAVVAWFFVQAGFASNALIVLGRLCGLYGALLMAFQLLLVARLPWLDRRIGMDRLTSWHRWTGFGVLWTLLTHAVFITFGYAQASSMGPVNQLVNLAETTEGVLRAVVALSLIVVIGAVSARWARRRLAYETWHFIHLYTYVAVVLAFTHQVAAGTTFTSSSTAKTYWYTVWGVALGAVLLGRLVLPLWRNLRHQLRVEAVVPESDDVVSVYVTGRDLDRLPARAGQFFLWRFLTRDRWWQANPFSLSAAPDGRTLRLTVKAVGAGSAGLRHLAPGTRVFAEGPYGAFTTLHRTRPDAVLIAGGVGVTPIRALLEDLAGHAVVIYRVAADRDAVLHDELRDLALAKGAELHLVTGPVVPDRLAPGELARMVPDIADRDVFLCGPPGMMTAVLRSLGDLDVPGRQVHFERFSLAG; via the coding sequence GTGACGACCCTCCAGACCCGCCCCGCGGTCCCCGCGACGATCCGCCCCCGGATCGTGGCCCGGACCGGCCTGTACGCGCTGCTGGCCGCGAACGCGGCGGTGGTCGCCTGGTTCTTCGTCCAGGCGGGCTTCGCCTCGAACGCGCTGATCGTGCTGGGCCGCCTGTGCGGCCTGTACGGCGCCCTGCTCATGGCCTTCCAACTGCTGCTGGTGGCCCGGCTGCCCTGGCTGGACCGCCGGATCGGCATGGACCGGCTGACCTCCTGGCACCGCTGGACCGGCTTCGGCGTGCTGTGGACGCTGCTCACCCACGCCGTGTTCATCACCTTCGGCTACGCGCAGGCGTCCTCGATGGGACCGGTGAACCAGCTCGTGAACCTCGCCGAGACCACCGAGGGCGTCCTGCGGGCCGTCGTCGCGCTGTCGCTGATCGTCGTGATCGGCGCCGTCTCGGCCCGCTGGGCCCGGCGCCGGCTCGCCTACGAGACCTGGCACTTCATCCACCTGTACACCTACGTCGCCGTGGTCCTCGCCTTCACCCACCAGGTCGCGGCCGGAACGACGTTCACCTCCTCGTCCACCGCGAAGACGTACTGGTACACGGTGTGGGGCGTGGCCCTCGGCGCGGTGCTCCTCGGCCGGCTGGTGCTCCCGTTGTGGCGGAACCTGCGGCACCAGCTGCGCGTCGAGGCGGTCGTGCCCGAGTCGGACGACGTCGTCTCCGTCTACGTCACCGGCCGCGACCTGGACCGGCTGCCCGCGCGGGCCGGCCAGTTCTTCCTGTGGCGGTTCCTCACCAGGGACCGCTGGTGGCAGGCCAACCCGTTCTCGCTGTCGGCCGCGCCGGACGGCCGTACCCTGCGCCTGACCGTCAAGGCGGTGGGCGCAGGCAGCGCCGGCCTGCGCCATCTCGCGCCGGGCACCCGCGTCTTCGCCGAGGGCCCGTACGGCGCCTTCACCACGCTGCACCGCACCCGCCCGGATGCCGTGCTGATCGCCGGCGGTGTCGGCGTCACCCCCATCCGGGCGCTGCTGGAGGACCTGGCGGGCCATGCCGTGGTCATCTACCGGGTGGCCGCCGACCGGGACGCCGTCCTCCATGACGAGCTGCGCGACCTCGCCCTTGCCAAGGGCGCCGAGCTGCACCTGGTGACCGGGCCCGTCGTGCCCGACCGGCTCGCCCCCGGCGAACTGGCCAGGATGGTGCCGGACATCGCCGACCGGGACGTCTTCCTGTGCGGGCCGCCCGGGATGATGACCGCCGTGCTGCGCAGCCTGGGGGACCTGGATGTGCCGGGGCGGCAGGTCCATTTCGAGCGTTTCAGTCTGGCCGGCTGA
- a CDS encoding PP2C family protein-serine/threonine phosphatase, whose amino-acid sequence MARWIQSRRRQLAADGRRRADSGDGEALTSTKTGAAARAAQTDAPTAGARLAALRDALAEIGNTLEEATTCGELTRAAVGLAGGTAATVLRRSDKTVSGYEAIAGDADALPDVRWATAVAREAGAPALGAPVQHWLEYAGAPHTRAALCLPLTSGEDTYGVLVWARSGQPLRTWEAELLSLLAERAASHIRHARAYETVNRTAGDLQRALLSEPGRPHPNLDIAIRYLPAGGGVLVGGDWCETVRLHFGRTLLVVGDVMGHGLEAAVDMNAYRSSLRYIASADLPPHRVLRQMDEISSREADRRPATCLLASVDPGRGQITLASAGHLPPVLIATDGEAMLLPVPVGPPLGTGLGGYESATHRLSPGQTLVLFTDGLVERRGEDIDDSLARLSAVRFPAGDGLDDVLDTILERLDARHAEDDVAALAARPYSRAASADAASR is encoded by the coding sequence GCGCTGGATCCAGTCTCGCCGTAGGCAGCTGGCTGCCGACGGCCGCCGCCGCGCCGACAGCGGTGATGGGGAGGCTCTGACGTCCACGAAAACCGGGGCAGCCGCGCGGGCGGCGCAGACCGACGCCCCGACGGCCGGTGCGCGGCTCGCCGCGCTGCGCGATGCGCTGGCGGAGATCGGCAACACCCTCGAGGAGGCCACGACCTGCGGTGAGCTGACCCGGGCCGCCGTGGGGCTGGCCGGCGGGACCGCCGCCACCGTGCTGCGTCGCAGCGACAAGACCGTCTCCGGCTACGAGGCGATCGCCGGGGACGCCGATGCGCTGCCCGACGTCCGCTGGGCCACCGCGGTGGCCCGTGAGGCGGGTGCACCGGCGCTCGGCGCGCCCGTCCAGCACTGGCTGGAGTACGCGGGTGCACCCCACACCCGGGCCGCCCTGTGCCTGCCGCTGACCAGCGGGGAGGACACCTACGGTGTCCTGGTGTGGGCGCGCTCCGGCCAGCCGCTGCGCACCTGGGAGGCCGAGCTGCTCAGCCTGCTCGCCGAGCGCGCCGCCTCCCACATCCGGCACGCGCGCGCCTACGAGACCGTCAACCGCACCGCCGGTGACCTGCAACGCGCCCTGCTCTCCGAGCCCGGTCGCCCGCACCCCAACCTCGACATCGCCATCCGCTACCTTCCGGCAGGCGGCGGTGTCCTGGTCGGCGGCGACTGGTGCGAGACCGTACGGCTGCACTTCGGGCGGACCCTGCTGGTCGTCGGCGACGTCATGGGACACGGCCTCGAGGCCGCCGTCGACATGAACGCCTACCGCTCCTCGTTGCGCTACATCGCCTCCGCCGACCTGCCCCCGCACCGGGTGTTGCGGCAGATGGACGAGATCTCCTCCCGGGAGGCCGACCGCCGGCCCGCGACCTGTCTGCTGGCCAGCGTCGACCCCGGCCGGGGCCAGATCACGCTGGCCAGCGCCGGCCATCTGCCGCCGGTGCTCATCGCGACCGACGGCGAGGCCATGCTGCTGCCCGTTCCCGTGGGGCCGCCGCTGGGCACCGGACTCGGCGGCTACGAGTCGGCGACCCACCGGCTGTCGCCCGGGCAGACCCTCGTGCTGTTCACCGACGGGCTGGTGGAACGCCGCGGCGAGGACATCGACGACTCCCTGGCCCGGCTGTCCGCCGTCCGCTTCCCCGCGGGGGACGGGCTGGACGACGTCCTGGACACCATCCTCGAGCGGCTGGACGCCCGGCATGCGGAGGACGACGTCGCTGCGCTGGCTGCGCGGCCGTACAGCCGGGCGGCTTCGGCCGACGCGGCCTCGCGGTAG